One genomic window of Providencia hangzhouensis includes the following:
- a CDS encoding peptidylprolyl isomerase: MANQNFDSVEAQASYGIGLQVGQQLLESGLEGLVPNAILAGLVDALEGNMPSVPVETLHKALREVHERADAVRVSRQAALAEEGQKFLDENQKRDGVSTTESGLQFSVINQGDGAIPSRSDRVRVHYTGRLIDGSVFDSSVQRGQPAEFPVSGVIPGWIEALTLMPVGSKWELYIPHQLAYGERGAGASIPPFSTLVFEVELLEIL; the protein is encoded by the coding sequence ATGGCAAACCAAAATTTCGATTCGGTAGAAGCTCAAGCGAGTTATGGCATAGGTCTACAAGTTGGGCAGCAATTATTAGAGTCAGGGCTAGAAGGTTTAGTGCCAAATGCAATTTTAGCAGGCCTCGTTGACGCTTTAGAAGGCAATATGCCATCGGTACCTGTTGAAACTCTGCACAAAGCATTGCGTGAAGTGCATGAGCGTGCCGACGCTGTTCGTGTATCCCGCCAGGCAGCATTAGCGGAAGAAGGCCAAAAATTCCTAGATGAAAACCAAAAACGTGATGGTGTTTCAACGACTGAGTCTGGCTTACAATTTTCAGTGATTAACCAAGGTGATGGTGCTATCCCATCTCGCTCAGACCGCGTACGTGTTCACTATACAGGGCGTTTAATTGATGGCTCTGTGTTTGATAGCTCAGTACAGCGTGGGCAGCCAGCAGAGTTTCCTGTAAGCGGCGTTATTCCAGGTTGGATTGAAGCATTGACCTTGATGCCAGTCGGCTCTAAATGGGAATTATATATCCCTCACCAATTAGCTTATGGTGAGCGTGGTGCAGGTGCATCAATCCCGCCATTCAGTACATTAGTATTTGAAGTTGAATTACTTGAAATTTTATAA
- a CDS encoding LysM-like peptidoglycan-binding domain-containing protein gives MFKLSKFHRYGIALLALIVVVAFFWPASEKSPSDIVQNQPIVIPPPTTPEVVPEPTITPPIPEPVPAPEDNSPLLPTEPEIIPEPNEPEPNEPTTVTSPEKTPEPKTTRPSANEWQNYRVQKGKTLAQLFRDNNLQANDAFIMARVEGAEKPLSNLRQGQKIRLKANTKGEVQLLETTGSDGKTYSFARLSDGSYYRTP, from the coding sequence ATGTTTAAACTTTCAAAATTTCATCGCTATGGTATTGCACTGCTTGCCTTAATTGTCGTGGTCGCTTTTTTTTGGCCTGCAAGCGAAAAATCCCCCAGCGATATTGTTCAAAACCAGCCTATTGTTATCCCACCACCTACTACCCCTGAGGTTGTGCCTGAACCGACTATTACACCGCCGATACCAGAGCCCGTGCCGGCACCTGAAGATAATTCACCTCTTTTACCTACTGAGCCCGAAATTATCCCAGAACCTAATGAGCCTGAACCTAATGAGCCTACGACGGTAACATCACCAGAAAAAACGCCTGAGCCCAAAACAACTCGCCCTTCTGCTAATGAATGGCAAAACTACCGAGTACAAAAAGGGAAGACGCTCGCACAACTCTTTCGCGATAATAACTTACAAGCCAATGACGCTTTTATTATGGCACGCGTTGAAGGGGCGGAGAAACCACTGAGTAATTTACGCCAAGGGCAAAAAATTCGTCTGAAAGCGAATACAAAAGGTGAAGTTCAATTATTAGAAACTACCGGCTCTGATGGGAAAACTTATAGTTTCGCGCGGTTAAGTGACGGAAGCTATTACCGTACACCTTAG
- a CDS encoding CDP-diacylglycerol diphosphatase produces the protein MLKRKWINIFLGVALLLLIVIVSSISWFKINSNALWNIVNTQCIPLLPTTLPCLKVEQEKYYVLFKDKKGPLHNLIIPTEKITGIESSQLLEQNSPDYFAIAWQERGSLSQQTTHPIPEHLLAIAVNSQYGRSQDQLHIHIACLKPEINKTLNQLSSTITTHWASLSSELASHHYLAKKFPEGSPHVENSFHQLNEYVIKHHDKMGNFGLAMVQLKDGSKVLLANRLNFWDLNLGSAGELLDYQCLANQ, from the coding sequence ATGCTAAAGCGCAAATGGATTAACATATTTTTAGGTGTGGCTCTTTTATTACTTATCGTGATTGTTAGCTCTATTTCATGGTTCAAGATCAATTCAAATGCGCTGTGGAACATCGTTAATACTCAATGTATTCCATTACTTCCAACAACGCTGCCCTGCTTGAAAGTGGAACAGGAAAAATACTATGTATTATTCAAAGATAAAAAAGGGCCTTTACACAACTTAATTATCCCGACTGAAAAGATCACAGGGATAGAATCTAGCCAATTATTGGAACAAAACTCACCCGACTATTTTGCTATCGCTTGGCAAGAAAGGGGCAGTTTGTCACAACAAACAACCCACCCAATTCCTGAACATTTATTGGCCATTGCGGTAAACTCCCAATATGGCCGCTCCCAAGACCAACTCCATATTCATATTGCCTGCTTAAAACCTGAGATAAATAAAACGCTTAATCAACTTTCATCAACAATAACAACACATTGGGCTTCTTTATCTTCTGAACTAGCGAGTCATCATTACTTAGCCAAAAAATTTCCGGAAGGCTCACCCCATGTAGAAAATTCGTTTCATCAACTAAACGAATATGTCATCAAGCATCACGATAAAATGGGTAATTTTGGCCTAGCAATGGTACAGCTTAAAGATGGTTCTAAGGTATTACTTGCCAACCGATTGAATTTTTGGGATTTGAACTTAGGTTCTGCGGGTGAATTACTCGACTACCAATGCTTAGCTAATCAATAA
- the rplI gene encoding 50S ribosomal protein L9, whose protein sequence is MQVILLDKVANLGSLGDQVNVKSGYARNFLVPQGKAVPATKKNIEFFEARRAELEAKLADVLAAAQARAAAVTALGSVTLASKAGDEGKLFGSIGTRDIADAITAAGVQIAKSEVRLPNGVLRTTGDHEVHFQLHSDVFAELNVIIVAE, encoded by the coding sequence ATGCAAGTTATTCTGCTTGATAAAGTAGCTAACCTAGGTAGCCTGGGTGATCAGGTTAACGTTAAATCGGGCTATGCTCGTAACTTCTTAGTTCCACAGGGCAAAGCTGTTCCTGCGACTAAGAAAAACATCGAATTCTTCGAAGCTCGCCGCGCTGAACTGGAAGCTAAATTAGCTGACGTTCTGGCAGCAGCACAGGCTCGTGCAGCAGCTGTTACTGCTCTGGGTTCTGTAACTTTAGCTTCTAAAGCTGGTGACGAAGGTAAACTGTTCGGTTCAATCGGTACTCGTGATATCGCTGACGCAATTACTGCGGCTGGCGTTCAAATCGCGAAAAGCGAAGTTCGCCTGCCAAACGGCGTTCTGCGTACTACTGGTGACCACGAAGTTCACTTCCAGTTACACAGCGATGTTTTCGCAGAGCTGAACGTTATCATCGTTGCTGAGTAA
- the rpsR gene encoding 30S ribosomal protein S18, with translation MARYFRRRKFCRFTAEGVQEIDYKDIATLKNYITESGKIVPSRITGTRAKYQRQLARAIKRARYLSLLPYTDRHQ, from the coding sequence ATGGCACGTTATTTCCGTCGTCGCAAGTTCTGCCGTTTCACAGCGGAAGGCGTTCAAGAGATCGACTATAAAGATATCGCAACGCTGAAAAACTATATCACTGAAAGTGGTAAAATTGTACCAAGCCGTATCACCGGTACTCGTGCAAAATATCAACGCCAGCTCGCTCGTGCTATCAAGCGCGCTCGCTACCTGTCTCTGTTACCATACACTGATCGTCATCAGTAA
- the priB gene encoding primosomal replication protein N yields MTTNRLVLTGIVCKALIRKVSPSGIPHCQFVLEHRSQQLEAGLLRQAWCRMPIIASGQTLQAHTHSITVGSWITVSGFISTHQGRNGISKIVLHAEQIDLIDSGD; encoded by the coding sequence GTGACCACTAATCGTTTGGTGTTAACAGGCATAGTCTGTAAAGCATTGATTCGAAAAGTGAGTCCGTCAGGCATTCCTCACTGCCAGTTTGTTTTAGAACATCGTTCACAGCAGCTGGAAGCAGGACTGTTAAGGCAAGCATGGTGCAGAATGCCCATTATCGCCAGCGGACAAACCTTACAAGCCCATACTCACAGTATAACGGTCGGCAGTTGGATTACAGTAAGCGGTTTCATTAGTACCCATCAAGGGCGCAATGGGATCAGCAAGATTGTCCTCCATGCCGAGCAGATTGATTTGATAGATTCTGGAGACTAG
- the rpsF gene encoding 30S ribosomal protein S6 gives MRHYEIVFMVHPDQSEQVPGMIERYSAVITNAQGQIHRLEDWGRRQLAYPINKLHKAHYVLLNVEAPQEAIDELETNFRFNDAVIRSMVMRLKHAVTEASPMVKAKDERRGRDMSDEYQDEEVEETGDSEE, from the coding sequence ATGCGTCATTACGAAATCGTTTTTATGGTCCATCCTGACCAAAGCGAACAGGTTCCGGGCATGATCGAGCGTTACAGTGCTGTTATCACTAACGCACAAGGTCAGATTCACCGTCTGGAAGACTGGGGCCGCCGTCAACTGGCTTACCCAATCAATAAACTGCACAAAGCACACTATGTTCTTCTGAACGTAGAAGCGCCGCAGGAAGCGATTGATGAGCTGGAAACTAACTTCCGCTTCAACGATGCCGTTATCCGCAGCATGGTTATGCGCTTAAAACACGCAGTAACAGAAGCTTCTCCAATGGTCAAAGCTAAAGACGAACGTCGTGGCCGTGACATGTCTGATGAATATCAGGATGAAGAAGTAGAAGAAACTGGGGATTCTGAAGAGTAA